The genomic stretch tatttaatttaaataatttcaatataataaaaaataatttaaaaaaaaaaagaaatcaatttaattgtaaaagttgtaaaaaattatgtttagcatcaaaaaaattaattagaaaattatacaaCATGTGAAACACacatactttattttttgaaatttaaaaaatattttttggaattatttatgagtttgttttgtaatattaattatttatttggttaaatgatatgaaaaaatattaaatatataacttgtACACATCAACCAACATAACCTTCGTCAAATCAAATCATTTCCACTCTGTGTAGAAATGAAAGATCACTGCCCAAGATTTAATACGCATGCCCGCAACCATGTATGCAAAAATGCCTGCAACCATGCATGCAAAAATGCATGCAAACCTAAACATAGGTCATGGTTCTAAGAAAAACCAGTACTTGGCTACTTGCATGACTAATATATTTCATCTTCAGACCATTCCATCTTCACTACTTTGTCATTCCATCTTCACTACTTTGCCTTCTATCTTCAGACCAATCCATCTTCACAGCATTACTCAACATATTTCATTACGTAATGGCATCGTGGAACTTCAGAGCATCTTCGTCATCATAAaacattgatgaagaagaacctTTGATActagataatgttgatgatttCAACACAGATGATGAAATGGATAAATTACTTCGCGATGAACACGGTGATGACGATCAAATGACACAGTCATCTCAGCATGTCATTCCAGAACTGCATAAGCATATGCAATTTCAATCAAAGGAGAAAACTGTTGCTGCAATCAAACAATATCACATCACCAACGGTTACAAATACAATGTTGTTGAATCAAAGCCTAACATCTATGTTATTCGATGTCTAGAATACCACAACGGCTATCAATGGCGATTGAGGGCAGGCTATAGCAAAGTCCGTAAATATTGGGAAATCAAAAATATCGAGGGCCAACATACCTGTTTCTCAAACATACTATCTCAAGATCATACAAATCTTGATAGTACTCACATTGCCGCAATTGTATCAAATTCTGTCTGTAGAAACCCCTTCATTCCCATCAAAAGTTTGATTGCAGATATTAAAGCTCGATTCGGAAATTTCGTGTCATACAGAAAAGCTTGGATCGCAAAGCAAAAGGCTCTTGCTATGGAGTTTGGTGATTGGGAAGAGTCTTATAACCCCATCTACCGAGGTGGTTGCATGCGGTGAAGGAAGCAAACCCTGGTACAATATTACAGTGCACCGGTTCTCCAGTGGAGATTGATGGACAAACAGACAATAATTGCTACATTATGGAAAGAGTTTTTTGGTCTTTCGGTCCTTGCATACAAggattcaaatattgtaaaccCATTCTCCAAGTCAATGGGATGTTTCTAACGGGCAAATATCATCGAACTTTGCTCACCGCCATGAGTCAGGATGgcaataaaaatctttttccaGTAGCATTTGCAATTATAGAAGGTGAGACAAAGGAGGCCATGATATGGTTCTTTCAACTACTTCGAGAACATGTTTGCCCTTAACCAAATATTTGCATCATCACTGACAGAGGAAAAGGTATCTTATCCGCCTTAAGATCAGAAGAAGTTGGTTGGGAAGAAGATGGTTTGAACTCTATTTATTGCATACGTCATCTAGCCTTcaacttcaacaacaaattcaaaaatcacGACCTCAAAAAGCAATTCATCAATTTAGGTActactatatttttttcctacCAATTTACTGTTTATATTCAGTTAACATAACTGTACAAAATTACTACATGGTCAAGCAACCTACTGTTACAGCAAAGCTTACTGCATTAAGACACCATTACCCACAACAAGTTGCTTGGATAGATAAAATTCCATTAAATAAATGGTCTCAAGCTTTTGATGGAGGGAGAAGATATGGACATATGACCACTAATCTTGCTGAGTGCATGAACTCCGTTTTAAAGGGAGCACGTTCNAAATGGTCTCAAGCTTTTGATGGAGGGAGAAGATATGGACATATGACCACTAATCTTGCTGAGTGCATGAACTCCGTTTTAAAGGGAGCACGTTCATTACCAATTTGTGCACTCATCAAAAAAACATTTGAGAGGACACAATCATGGTTTCTTGAACAAAGACTAAAAGCACAGTACATGCTACAAGCAGGCCACCAATTTCCTGAAGAAATCGCCGACATTATTAggaaaaatcaacaacaatcAGCATTTTGTCATGTTCATCGCAACAACAGTGAAAATTCAGAATTTGAcgttcaagaaatttcaacacctCACCAATATCGCCCACATCCAATTCCCTATAAGGTCAGGCTAAATGAATGGTGGTGTGATTGTGGTCACTTCCAAGCTACTCGTCTCCCATGTCATCATGTCATTACCATTTGCGCAAATTCGCATATACCACTAACCCAAGTAATCGATCCAGTGTATAGCGTTAATAACATTTACAAGGCATACGAAGTATAATTTCACCCAATCCAAAATGAAGATTATTGGTCTGCGTATACAGGTCCAAACTTCATACCAGATCCTCATATGCGATGCAAGGCATCCGGAAGACCGTCTACAAAAAGGATTCCTAATGAGATGGATCAATCCACTCCAGATCAGCCCAAAAAATGCTCTTACTTCCGCAACGAAGGTCATCATAGGGGAAATTGTCCATTTCGTCaatagttaattttgtaatccaatcaataataaatctagtacttttaatatttcatatcaaaTTCTATActacattttaatttccttcttttattaaataaattgtaaggacaatatcttatttgtctaacacaataaacataataaaaatttctaaaacacCTCATAAAAATGTTGTTCAACAATCAAATTACTCTGGTAATCAATTACCACTGCctcataatcgattactagGGACTTTTTGCCTATTACAcacactggtaagcgattaccaggacTGTTACTACATAAAAACCTAtgggtaatcgattacagggtctgtaatcgattaccaggccTATTTTTGCCTACAAAGTTGAAGTCGTGAAGGGGGCACGATTTTACCAcgttataatcgattacagctccatgtaatcgattaccagaccCAGAAATCGTTTTTGGAGTGCACGACTTCACTACTGTTNATGTGAACAGTATGAAGTCGTGCAAGGGAGCACGACTTCTTTTTTGGAAGTCGTTCTGGCCCCACGACCTTCCATTGACTTTGCTTATATGAGGCAAATTTGCCTACCGAATGAAAAAACCGAATATTTAGATTCTTTTaagtagagccgtcaaaatgggtcacaacccgtgagccaacccggcccgtcacgggttcgggccgggttgggtttgaaaaatacaacccacttacatgcgggtcagatttcaacccgactcatttagaCCNNNNNNNNNNNNNNNNNNNNNNNNNNNNNNNNNNNNNNNNNNNNNNNNNNNNNNNNNNNNNNNNNNNNNNNNNNNNNNNNNNNNNNNNNNNNNNNNNNNNNNNNNNNNNNNNNNNNNNNNNNNNNNNNNNNNNNNNNNNNNNNNNNNNNNNNNNNNNNNNNNNNNNNNNNNNNNNNNNNNNNNNNNNNNNNNNNNNNNNNNNNNNNNNNNNNNNNNNNNNNNNNNNNNNNNNNNNNNNNNNNNNNNNNNNNNNNNNNNNNNNNNNNNNNNNNNNNNNNNNNNNNNNNNNNNNNNNNNNNNNNNNNNNNNNNNNNNNNNNNNNNNNNNNNNNNNNNNNNNNNNNNNNNNNNNNNNNNNNNNNNNNNNNNNNNNNNNNNNNNNNNNNNNNNNNNNNNNNNNNNNagaaagtttgtattttcttttttatttttaaaaaaatgtaattaaatgagctagtgagccaacccgtttacccaccaacccgtggtgggttgagccgggttgaagtttttctggctcgctaataaatgagccgggttgggttgactcactaagtgaccaacccgtggtgggctgggccgggtcgagccgggttactcattttgacagctctacttttAAGTTGAGTAAtttcgtatataaattataacttaaatcTAACGTTAATTTAATATAGGAAGAAtgtaatagaatatttttagaaattaaaaaactaaatttaattaaataaaaattaaaaattcaattgaatttttttataggTAACAGATGTGAAAATAGGATTTTAGCCTATTATATATTACAGTTTAAAAACATCGAAAATCTCTCATACATATTAACCACACTTTTGACACAAACTGCAACCTCGTAATTCTGATCTCATCACCGTCCCATTTCCTCTTTCGAGCTTTACAGTTCTTGTGTTCTGAAACCTTTTGTCCAGAATCAACACTCTCCAGCGGTTACCGTAATACGTGCCCTTTTCGATGCATTATACATGTCCTTCACCCACCACTTTCTGCTACACCTGGACACTCATGTCGGCTTCTCCTTTCACGTGAACAGATTCCTTAAACAACATTTCACTCCTCGGACACAACATTGTACGCAAATATCATactttatttcactttttttaaaagcaaatcCTACTTTAAAcgactaaatatattttgtgtatAATAATAACCAGTATCTCTAGTAACCTCCCTCTAACATGGATGAACTTAGATTTTCGTCTAGTTTTAGAAATTTCTGCTACTTAACGATTTCTTACTTTCTCAACTAGCTATAAATAGATAGGAGTAACACccttttgtttatattgatcTGGGTGAGAGTGTGGTACATAAACCAGCAATGGACAAGGCACGATTCGGGTTTTTCTTCATGTTGCTCATTCTCCTTGCTTCTGGTAGGCTTCTGTGCGTGCAATAGGAATAGATAGTAAGAACGTAATTATAACTGTGTTTGTTTGTGATAATGCAGAGATGATGGTTGAAACGGAAGGAAGACACTGTGAGTCAAAGAGCCATCGATTTAAGGGGATGTGCGTCAGCCACCAAAACTGTGCTTCGGTTTGCCATGTTGAAGGCTTCACTGGTGGCCACTGTCGCGGATTTCGTAGACGCTGTTTCTGCACCAGGCACTGTTAGTTGCTCCATGCAATTTCATCTCTCGTTGCTCTTTTCACGTTACCCGTTATGTTTGCCTAGGTTCAGTTGGGTTCGTTTCATgtgttttggtttggtttgtCACTTCATGTTGCAGCTTTAGCGTTGTATGTTTCGTTTCGTGGCACCAAAAGAAGTGAAATTACACTTTCTTTCTTGTTATATTGTTGCTGCTTCTGGTGCTACTAAGATGttcttgtttgaaaattttgagattttgttCTTGAAGATACCTGACATGTTCAAATTTTATAGTATCTAAAAATGATTCGCTCTAATTTTATAGTATctaaaatattagtaaatgGGCCTAGCAGTTTTCGATGTTGTAAAGCCCAAGTTGGAGTTTGTTGGACTTTTCATATGCAAGTTGGAAATCCGTAGAACATTAACACTTGATAGAAGCCACGAGTTGACCACAAAAGCAAAAGCCAGAGAAGATAAGAGAAATGGAAATATTGCTttgaaatgtaattaaaaaagcACGTTCCAACTTTTAGTTAGAGTTGTTTGTCCTGATCTAAAATTCTGAAATTCTCGATAGTCAACAGTGTCTTGCTTGCCGTTAAGGGTTTGAACTTTGACTCTGGGGCCATCTATAGTGATAGACTATTTGTTTAGCATGTTCCCAAAATCATTAAGACCAAACCTTGATGAGATGAGACAAAAATCATTGTGTGTGAATATTTCTGGCACAACCATATGCGAGAGCGTATCACAGCAACATGTTAAGATTGATGGAATCAGATTCTGGTGATCTGGTTAAAAAGATTTTACACAAGTATTGAAGGTGTGTTGATTGAGAGAAAAGCCAAGGTGAAATAATTAGGAGATGGATTGTTTTTGTGAACGTGGGGGAAAGCGTCAACAAGTTAATGATGCCCTTTTAATGATTTTAGAATTATGGAATATATGCTGAAGAAGATGGCGTTGAATAATGGGAAAGCAAATTAGATTGGGTCACAGTCAAAATACTGGAAGATAAGAATAGTAGGCATTTCGTGTGGCatgagaggaggaagaaagagaTGAGTGGATGATGAGGTGGGTCACCAACCTTGGAGATTCTTGCACTTATTTTAAAAGCTAATTTTGTTCCAGTGCTTCTAGAACCAACAAAAAACTAAGGTTGGAAGGTGAGGGTTACCAACCATCTccataaagaaattaaaaa from Vigna radiata var. radiata cultivar VC1973A unplaced genomic scaffold, Vradiata_ver6 scaffold_201, whole genome shotgun sequence encodes the following:
- the LOC106754721 gene encoding defensin Ec-AMP-D2-like — protein: MDKARFGFFFMLLILLASEMMVETEGRHCESKSHRFKGMCVSHQNCASVCHVEGFTGGHCRGFRRRCFCTRHC